A region from the Actinoplanes sp. OR16 genome encodes:
- the pntB gene encoding Re/Si-specific NAD(P)(+) transhydrogenase subunit beta, whose amino-acid sequence MTVETAAQAAYIVAALLFILALAGLSKHETAKSGNTFGIAGMAVALIATVALAIAGDISSTGLVLLLVAMILGAAIGLYRARKVEMTGMPELIALLHSFVGLAAVLVGWNGYLHVEAHVNGAEAEVLKNQGMLGIHSAEVVIGVFIGAVTFTGSIVAFLKLSARIKSNPLMLPFKNAINIAALIMFVVLTGWFVNAPSLTVLIVVTVLALLLGWHLVASIGGGDMPVVVSMLNSYSGWAAAAAGFLLENDLLIVTGALVGSSGAYLSYIMCKAMNRSFLSVIAGGFGIEAGPAADKDYGEHREINAEGVAELLTSADSVIITPGYGMAVAQAQHGVAELTRVLRERGVTVRFGIHPVAGRLPGHMNVLLAEARVPYDIVLEMDEINDDFAGTSVVLVIGANDTVNPAATEDPSSPIAGMPVLTVWESDQVIVFKRSMASGYAGVQNPLFFRDNCAMLFGDAKERVDDILRAVTASVPA is encoded by the coding sequence ATGACAGTGGAGACCGCAGCCCAGGCCGCCTACATCGTCGCGGCCCTGCTCTTCATCCTGGCCCTCGCCGGTCTGTCCAAGCACGAGACCGCGAAGTCCGGCAACACGTTCGGCATCGCCGGCATGGCCGTGGCGCTGATCGCGACGGTCGCCCTGGCGATCGCCGGCGACATCAGCTCGACCGGCCTGGTCCTGCTCCTGGTAGCCATGATCCTTGGCGCCGCGATCGGCCTCTACCGGGCCCGCAAGGTCGAGATGACCGGCATGCCGGAGCTGATCGCGCTCCTGCACAGCTTCGTCGGTCTAGCGGCGGTATTGGTCGGCTGGAACGGATATCTGCATGTAGAAGCGCACGTCAACGGTGCTGAGGCAGAAGTCTTGAAGAATCAGGGCATGCTCGGCATCCACAGCGCCGAAGTCGTGATCGGTGTCTTCATCGGCGCGGTCACCTTCACGGGGTCGATCGTCGCTTTCCTCAAGTTGTCTGCGCGCATCAAGTCGAACCCGTTGATGCTCCCGTTCAAGAACGCCATCAACATTGCTGCGCTCATCATGTTCGTCGTGTTGACTGGATGGTTCGTCAATGCGCCGTCATTGACGGTGTTGATCGTCGTGACTGTCCTTGCGCTGTTGCTCGGCTGGCACCTGGTCGCGTCGATCGGCGGTGGCGACATGCCGGTGGTCGTCTCGATGCTGAACAGCTACTCCGGCTGGGCCGCCGCCGCGGCCGGTTTCCTCCTGGAGAACGACCTGCTCATCGTCACCGGCGCGCTGGTCGGATCGTCCGGCGCCTACCTGTCGTACATCATGTGCAAGGCCATGAACCGCTCCTTCCTCTCGGTGATCGCCGGTGGGTTCGGCATCGAGGCGGGACCGGCGGCCGACAAGGACTACGGCGAGCACCGCGAGATCAACGCGGAGGGCGTGGCGGAGCTGCTGACCAGCGCCGACTCGGTGATCATCACGCCCGGCTACGGCATGGCCGTCGCGCAGGCCCAGCACGGCGTGGCGGAGCTGACCCGGGTGCTGCGCGAGCGTGGCGTCACCGTGCGGTTCGGCATCCACCCGGTGGCCGGCCGCCTGCCCGGTCACATGAACGTGCTGCTCGCGGAGGCGCGCGTCCCGTACGACATCGTCCTGGAGATGGACGAGATCAACGACGACTTCGCCGGCACCTCGGTCGTCCTGGTCATCGGCGCCAACGACACCGTCAACCCGGCCGCCACCGAGGACCCGTCCAGCCCGATCGCCGGCATGCCGGTCCTCACGGTCTGGGAGTCCGACCAGGTCATCGTCTTCAAGCGCTCGATGGCCTCGGGGTACGCCGGCGTCCAGAACCCGCTCTTCTTCCGCGACAACTGCGCCATGCTCTTCGGCGACGCGAAGGAACGGGTCGACGACATCCTGCGAGCGGTCACCGCGTCGGTTCCCGCTTAA
- a CDS encoding ABC transporter substrate-binding protein, with the protein MIKKSLGAAVALLTIVTISACAKEDAGAGLELTAALPDSVPSGTVLRLGDPAGQAVLQESGIVKELADAGVTVEWANISGGPQSIQAFRADKLDCSAVADIPSLFAAWTGTSTKIIFQSVTADPLEFPIYQLGVAPGTGVAALADLRGKKIAYSAGQAQGALVLRVLKEAGLTQKDVTLVELTSTGDSYITALGSKAVDVAPISAFQVKLYTAKYPGGSSIGTGIRDDASTVYCLTKSVEDAEKAAALKVYVAARTKAILWQNEHPDEYAKVYYQDVQGLNEADAREVVRISGTKAIPATWDNAVERLQATADLLAAEQGHDKLDVTTLVDRRFEKVQAEAAGSAVVTGDAA; encoded by the coding sequence ATGATCAAGAAGTCCCTCGGAGCAGCCGTCGCGCTGCTGACGATAGTCACGATCAGCGCCTGCGCGAAGGAGGACGCCGGCGCCGGCCTGGAACTGACCGCCGCGCTGCCGGACAGCGTGCCGTCCGGCACCGTGCTGCGCCTCGGCGACCCGGCCGGTCAGGCCGTCCTGCAGGAGTCCGGCATCGTCAAGGAGCTCGCCGACGCCGGCGTCACCGTCGAGTGGGCGAACATCAGCGGCGGCCCGCAGAGCATCCAGGCCTTCCGCGCCGACAAGCTGGACTGCAGCGCGGTCGCCGACATCCCGTCGCTGTTCGCCGCGTGGACCGGCACCTCCACGAAGATCATCTTCCAGAGCGTCACCGCCGACCCGCTCGAGTTCCCGATCTACCAGCTCGGGGTGGCGCCCGGGACCGGCGTCGCCGCCCTGGCCGACCTGCGCGGCAAGAAGATCGCCTACAGCGCCGGGCAGGCGCAGGGCGCGCTCGTGCTGCGGGTGCTCAAGGAGGCCGGGCTCACCCAGAAGGACGTGACGCTGGTCGAGCTGACCAGCACCGGCGACTCGTACATCACCGCGCTCGGCAGCAAGGCCGTCGACGTCGCGCCGATCTCGGCGTTCCAGGTGAAGCTCTACACGGCGAAGTACCCGGGCGGCTCCTCGATCGGGACCGGCATCCGCGACGACGCCTCCACGGTGTACTGCCTCACCAAGTCGGTCGAGGACGCCGAGAAGGCCGCCGCGCTCAAGGTGTACGTCGCGGCCCGTACCAAGGCGATCCTCTGGCAGAACGAGCACCCGGACGAGTACGCCAAGGTCTACTACCAGGACGTGCAGGGGCTCAACGAGGCCGACGCGCGCGAGGTCGTCCGGATCAGCGGCACCAAGGCGATCCCGGCGACCTGGGACAACGCGGTCGAGCGGCTCCAGGCGACGGCCGACCTGCTGGCTGCCGAACAGGGCCACGACAAGCTCGACGTGACGACTCTCGTCGACCGCCGGTTCGAGAAGGTGCAGGCGGAGGCGGCGGGGTCCGCGGTGGTCACCGGTGATGCCGCATGA
- a CDS encoding ABC transporter ATP-binding protein: protein MAPHAGGLRTDASVRVSNLHRSFSSNGGVLNGLDLEIAPGEFVALIGRSGTGKSTLLRALAGLDRDVAGHGRIAVPENVSVVFQDSRLLPWKRVLDNVTFGLRGPDAAGRGRQALAEVGLAGRETAWPYQLSGGEQQRAALARSLVREPQLLLADEPFGALDALTRIRMHVLLRRLCEAHRPAVLLVTHDVDEAIVLADRVILLDAGVVRTDVRVELTDRSRSDPAFAELRTFLLDELGVEEENR from the coding sequence ATGGCGCCGCACGCTGGAGGATTGAGAACCGATGCCTCGGTACGGGTGAGCAACCTGCATCGCAGCTTCAGTTCCAACGGCGGGGTTCTCAACGGACTGGATCTGGAGATCGCGCCCGGCGAGTTCGTAGCCCTGATCGGCCGGTCCGGCACCGGCAAGTCCACGCTGCTGCGGGCCCTCGCCGGCCTGGACCGCGACGTCGCCGGGCACGGGCGGATCGCGGTTCCGGAGAACGTATCGGTGGTGTTCCAGGACTCCCGGCTGCTGCCCTGGAAGCGGGTCCTCGACAACGTCACGTTCGGACTGCGCGGCCCGGACGCCGCCGGACGGGGACGGCAGGCGCTCGCCGAGGTGGGGCTCGCCGGCCGCGAGACGGCCTGGCCGTACCAGCTCTCCGGCGGGGAGCAGCAGCGGGCCGCGCTGGCCAGGTCACTGGTCCGCGAGCCGCAGCTGCTGCTGGCCGACGAGCCGTTCGGCGCGCTCGACGCACTCACCCGGATCCGGATGCACGTCCTGCTGCGCCGGCTCTGCGAGGCGCACCGGCCCGCCGTCCTGCTGGTCACGCACGACGTCGACGAGGCGATCGTGCTGGCCGACCGGGTCATCCTGCTGGACGCCGGCGTGGTGCGCACCGACGTACGAGTGGAGTTGACGGATCGATCGCGCTCCGATCCCGCCTTCGCCGAGCTGCGGACGTTCCTGCTGGACGAGCTCGGCGTCGAGGAGGAGAACCGATGA
- a CDS encoding LLM class flavin-dependent oxidoreductase: protein MTTFLWYIPNTVAPGHRGDDTVEGYGSLDHATELALTAEQHGWEGALIGTGWGRPDTFTVATAIAARTTTFRPLAAIRPGYWQPAHFASAAATLQHLSGGRLLVNIVSGRDDLAAYGDIEGDQAQRYGRTKEFMRLVRRLWTEENVTFDGEHFRVTGSTVAPPIGGTVPRLYFGGASPAAEKVAATEADVQLFWGEPLDGIAERVDRLRTLAKDLDRDLPELEFGLRITTVVRDTREEAWHDAEARVAAMAGQSAARHDRSLDQHRGPAVGQQRLLDLAARGDVLDSCLYTAPGRYGGGGAGTTWLVGSADDVAAALREYAALGVSHFVLSDTPYQRETARVGDALIPRLRL, encoded by the coding sequence GTGACCACGTTCCTCTGGTACATCCCGAACACCGTCGCCCCCGGCCACCGCGGTGACGACACGGTCGAAGGCTACGGCAGCCTCGACCACGCGACCGAGCTGGCGCTGACCGCCGAGCAGCACGGCTGGGAGGGCGCGCTGATCGGCACCGGCTGGGGACGGCCGGACACCTTCACCGTCGCGACCGCCATCGCCGCGCGGACCACCACGTTCAGGCCGCTCGCCGCGATCCGGCCCGGGTACTGGCAGCCCGCCCACTTCGCCAGCGCCGCCGCGACGTTGCAGCACCTCAGCGGCGGGCGCCTGCTCGTCAACATCGTCAGCGGTCGGGACGATCTCGCCGCCTACGGCGACATCGAAGGAGATCAAGCGCAGCGGTACGGCCGCACGAAGGAGTTCATGAGACTCGTACGCCGGCTCTGGACCGAGGAGAACGTGACGTTCGACGGCGAGCACTTCCGGGTCACCGGCTCCACCGTCGCTCCCCCGATCGGCGGAACCGTCCCGCGCCTCTACTTCGGCGGCGCCTCCCCCGCCGCCGAGAAGGTCGCCGCGACCGAGGCCGACGTCCAGCTGTTCTGGGGTGAGCCGCTGGACGGCATCGCGGAGCGCGTGGACCGGCTCCGCACGCTGGCGAAGGACCTGGACCGGGACCTGCCGGAGCTGGAATTCGGCCTGCGGATCACCACCGTCGTCCGGGACACCCGCGAGGAGGCGTGGCACGACGCGGAGGCCCGCGTGGCGGCGATGGCCGGGCAGTCCGCGGCCCGGCACGACCGCAGCCTCGACCAGCACCGCGGTCCGGCGGTCGGCCAGCAGCGGCTGCTCGACCTGGCCGCCCGCGGCGACGTCCTGGACAGCTGCCTCTACACCGCCCCCGGCCGTTACGGCGGCGGTGGCGCGGGCACGACCTGGCTGGTCGGCTCGGCCGACGACGTGGCCGCCGCCCTGCGCGAGTACGCCGCACTGGGCGTCAGCCACTTCGTCCTCTCCGACACGCCCTACCAGCGCGAGACGGCCCGCGTCGGCGACGCCCTGATCCCCCGTCTGCGTCTCTGA
- a CDS encoding ROK family protein, whose protein sequence is MIDARPGEQRTTRRGDLPAARDGERRRSADSAGTVLRAILDYGPIARSSVARATRLSAASVTGLTSSLLERGLIREAPEAAGPPGIGRPHVPLDIEPDRVAVVGVHIAVPRTTVALLDLRGRVIAQRQDLHEGRDPGSVLTALAARIAAVRRKHGARRRILALGLATGGWVDSTRRTVVEHPALQWKDVPVGDVLAEATGLPVLVDSNSRGLLRAEQLFGAAAERARRSAVLLFVGNVVDVAFSAGGVVHQGPRSAAGAIAHLPVEGCDEVCSCGRRGCLQAAVSERVLVRRALEEDLIERPDIHGVVEAVQAGNGRALALLEERARLVGRAAALLHDLFDPEVLIVSEGGANRLPHCLATMRAEMGADAAATARASSFPRHVLATAGGAVALDHVYAAPL, encoded by the coding sequence ATGATCGACGCGCGGCCCGGCGAGCAGCGCACCACCCGGCGCGGTGATCTGCCGGCGGCGCGGGACGGTGAGCGGCGGCGGTCCGCCGATTCGGCGGGGACGGTGCTGCGGGCGATCCTCGACTACGGGCCGATCGCCAGGAGTTCGGTGGCGCGGGCCACCAGGCTGTCCGCGGCTTCGGTCACCGGCCTGACGTCGTCGCTGCTGGAGCGCGGGCTGATCAGGGAGGCCCCGGAGGCCGCGGGACCGCCGGGGATCGGCCGGCCGCATGTGCCCCTGGACATCGAGCCGGATCGGGTGGCGGTCGTCGGGGTGCACATCGCGGTTCCGCGGACGACCGTCGCCCTGCTCGATCTGCGCGGCCGGGTGATCGCCCAGCGCCAGGATCTGCACGAGGGCCGGGACCCGGGCAGTGTGCTGACGGCGCTGGCCGCGCGGATCGCGGCGGTGCGGCGCAAGCACGGCGCGCGGCGGCGGATTCTCGCTCTCGGGCTCGCGACCGGCGGGTGGGTGGATTCGACGCGCCGGACGGTCGTGGAGCACCCGGCTCTGCAGTGGAAGGACGTGCCCGTCGGTGACGTGCTGGCCGAGGCGACCGGGCTTCCGGTTCTCGTCGACAGCAATTCGCGGGGGCTGCTGCGCGCCGAGCAGTTGTTCGGGGCCGCCGCCGAACGGGCCCGGCGCAGCGCGGTGCTGCTGTTCGTCGGCAACGTGGTGGACGTGGCGTTCTCGGCGGGCGGCGTCGTCCATCAGGGACCGCGCTCAGCCGCGGGGGCGATCGCGCACCTGCCGGTGGAGGGCTGCGACGAGGTGTGCTCGTGCGGCAGGCGAGGCTGCCTGCAGGCCGCCGTCTCGGAGCGCGTGCTGGTACGCCGCGCGCTCGAAGAAGACCTGATCGAGCGGCCGGACATCCACGGTGTCGTCGAGGCGGTGCAGGCCGGCAACGGGAGGGCTCTGGCCCTGCTGGAAGAGCGGGCCCGTCTCGTCGGGCGGGCGGCGGCGCTGCTGCACGACCTGTTCGACCCGGAGGTCCTGATCGTCTCCGAGGGTGGCGCGAACCGCCTGCCGCACTGTCTCGCGACGATGCGCGCCGAGATGGGCGCCGACGCGGCGGCGACGGCCCGCGCGTCGAGTTTCCCGCGGCACGTGCTGGCCACCGCGGGCGGCGCGGTCGCGCTCGACCACGTCTACGCCGCGCCCCTGTAA
- a CDS encoding LLM class flavin-dependent oxidoreductase — MTRRLHLNLFLHDTGHHEASWRLPESDPYANLSLEAHQHLARVAEDAKFDSVFLADSPVLWSDPGRRPSGKLEPTLLLAALIGSTSRIGLIATASTSYNEPYNLARRFASLDHLSQGRAGWNIVTTAGEDAARNFGLDDQPLHADRYGRAAEFLEVSTKLWDSWTDDAVIADKTAGVHARSSQVRKIGHRGTFFRVDGPLNVPRSPQGWPLLVQAGSSEDGKEFAARWAEAIFTAQPTLAESQAFYADIKRRAAAAGRNPDHVVVLPGIVPIIGSSAAEARELEAELERLIAPEYAVATLAHLLRVPAESLDLDKPLPEDLPPEEEIEGAKSRRTLIVDWARRENLTVRQLIGKLGGGRGHRTFAGTPVQVADTIQDYFENGAADGFNIMPAVLPSGIEAFAAEVVPILQERGLFRTAYEGTTLREHYGLPRPRIQGAP; from the coding sequence GTGACCCGCCGACTCCATCTCAACCTGTTCCTGCACGACACCGGGCACCACGAGGCGTCCTGGCGGCTGCCGGAGTCCGACCCGTACGCCAACCTCTCCCTGGAGGCGCACCAGCACCTGGCGCGGGTCGCCGAGGACGCCAAGTTCGACTCGGTCTTCCTCGCCGACAGCCCGGTGCTCTGGTCCGACCCGGGACGCCGGCCGTCCGGCAAGCTGGAGCCGACACTGCTGCTGGCCGCGCTGATCGGCAGCACCAGCCGGATCGGGCTGATCGCCACGGCGTCGACGTCGTACAACGAGCCGTACAACCTGGCCCGCCGGTTCGCCTCGCTCGACCACCTCTCGCAAGGCCGGGCCGGGTGGAACATCGTCACCACGGCCGGGGAGGACGCGGCCCGCAACTTCGGCCTCGACGACCAGCCGCTGCATGCCGACCGCTACGGGCGTGCCGCCGAGTTCCTGGAGGTGTCGACGAAGCTCTGGGACAGCTGGACCGACGATGCCGTGATCGCGGACAAGACGGCCGGAGTGCACGCTCGGTCGTCCCAGGTGCGCAAGATCGGCCACCGAGGCACCTTCTTCCGGGTGGACGGCCCGCTCAACGTGCCCCGCTCCCCGCAGGGCTGGCCACTGCTCGTCCAGGCGGGATCGTCCGAGGACGGCAAGGAGTTCGCCGCCCGCTGGGCCGAGGCGATCTTCACGGCTCAGCCGACGCTCGCCGAGAGCCAGGCCTTCTACGCCGACATCAAGCGCCGGGCCGCGGCCGCCGGGCGGAACCCGGATCACGTGGTCGTCCTGCCCGGCATCGTGCCGATCATCGGCTCGTCCGCGGCGGAGGCCCGGGAGCTGGAGGCCGAACTCGAACGGCTGATCGCGCCGGAGTACGCCGTCGCCACCCTGGCTCACCTGCTGCGCGTGCCGGCCGAGTCGCTCGACCTCGACAAGCCGCTGCCGGAGGACCTGCCGCCCGAGGAGGAGATCGAGGGCGCGAAGAGCCGCCGCACACTGATCGTCGACTGGGCCCGCCGGGAGAACCTGACGGTCCGGCAACTGATCGGCAAGCTCGGCGGCGGCCGCGGTCACCGCACCTTCGCCGGCACGCCGGTCCAGGTCGCCGACACCATCCAGGACTACTTCGAGAACGGCGCCGCCGACGGCTTCAACATCATGCCCGCGGTGCTGCCGTCCGGCATCGAGGCCTTCGCCGCGGAGGTCGTCCCGATCCTGCAGGAGCGCGGCCTGTTCCGGACCGCCTACGAAGGCACCACCCTGCGCGAGCACTACGGCCTGCCCCGCCCCCGGATCCAAGGAGCACCATGA
- a CDS encoding aldo/keto reductase translates to MPLRPFGRTGVKVSALALGTMMFGSRGNPDHDDSIRIIHRALDAGINLVDTADVYSQGESEEIVGKALAGRRDEVVLATKFHGRIGDDPNHSGNSRRWIIREVENSLRRLRTDHIDLYQVHRPDEDTDFDETLGALSDLVHQGKIRYIGTSTFPPSAIVEGQWIAEKRGRERVVAEQPPYSVLAREVEREVLPVAARYGLAVIPWSPLAGGWLTGRFRKGAGQPPTSRAARQPGRFEIDAPENAAKLDAVEALAVLADQAGISLIHLALGFVLAHPAVTAPIIGPRTYQQLEDQLGAAAAPLSADVLAEIDKIVPPGVTLSNRDRGYR, encoded by the coding sequence ATCCCGCTTCGCCCGTTCGGCCGTACCGGCGTCAAGGTCAGCGCGCTCGCGCTGGGCACCATGATGTTCGGCTCGCGCGGCAACCCCGACCACGACGACAGCATCCGGATCATCCACCGGGCGCTCGACGCCGGGATCAACCTGGTCGACACGGCCGACGTCTACAGCCAGGGCGAGTCCGAGGAGATCGTCGGCAAGGCCCTGGCCGGACGCCGGGACGAGGTCGTGCTCGCCACCAAGTTCCACGGCCGGATCGGCGACGACCCGAACCACTCCGGCAACTCCCGGCGCTGGATCATCCGCGAGGTGGAGAACAGCCTGCGCCGGCTGCGGACCGACCACATCGACCTCTACCAGGTGCACCGGCCCGACGAGGACACCGACTTCGACGAAACCCTCGGCGCGCTCTCCGACCTCGTGCACCAGGGGAAGATCCGCTACATCGGCACGTCGACGTTCCCGCCGTCGGCGATCGTCGAGGGCCAGTGGATCGCCGAGAAGCGCGGGCGGGAACGCGTCGTCGCGGAGCAGCCGCCGTACTCCGTGCTGGCCCGTGAGGTGGAACGCGAGGTCCTGCCGGTGGCCGCGCGCTACGGCCTCGCCGTGATCCCGTGGAGCCCGCTCGCCGGCGGCTGGCTGACCGGCAGGTTCCGCAAGGGCGCCGGCCAGCCGCCGACCAGCCGGGCAGCCCGGCAGCCGGGACGCTTCGAGATCGACGCTCCGGAGAACGCCGCGAAGCTGGACGCCGTCGAGGCGCTCGCCGTCCTCGCCGACCAGGCCGGCATCTCCCTGATCCACCTGGCGCTCGGGTTCGTGCTGGCCCATCCGGCGGTCACCGCGCCGATCATCGGGCCGAGGACGTACCAGCAGCTCGAAGACCAGCTCGGCGCTGCTGCGGCACCGCTCAGCGCGGACGTGCTGGCCGAGATCGACAAGATCGTCCCGCCGGGCGTCACCCTCTCGAACCGCGATCGGGGCTACCGGTGA
- a CDS encoding ABC transporter permease, translating into MTTTINAPRVPAVTEEHDARVVRRRLGPGKRIPGAFWIGPALILVVWSIGSATGLIPPAILTAPWDVVVAFQDQWVNHDLLGNIVASLQRAVVGLTLGVVTGAVLAVISGLSRIGESLIDGPIQIKRSIPTLALIPLFIAWFGIGEEMKVLTIALISLVPIYVHTHNGLRSIDGKYAELAETIGIGHGEFVRHIVLPGALPGFLLGMRFAVTSSLLGLVVVEQYNAIAGIGHMITLAEQYGQTDVIVVGLVIYGVFGYCADSAVRLTGRKVLAWRRTLED; encoded by the coding sequence ATGACCACGACGATCAATGCGCCACGGGTTCCGGCGGTGACCGAGGAACACGATGCCCGGGTCGTACGCAGAAGGCTCGGTCCCGGGAAGAGGATCCCGGGCGCCTTCTGGATCGGGCCGGCGCTCATCCTCGTCGTCTGGTCGATCGGCTCGGCGACCGGGCTGATCCCGCCGGCCATCCTCACGGCGCCCTGGGACGTGGTGGTCGCCTTCCAGGACCAGTGGGTGAACCACGATCTGCTCGGCAACATCGTCGCGTCGCTGCAGCGTGCGGTCGTCGGCCTGACCCTCGGCGTGGTGACCGGCGCGGTGCTCGCGGTGATCTCCGGCCTGTCCCGGATCGGCGAGTCGCTGATCGACGGGCCGATCCAGATCAAGCGCTCGATCCCCACGCTCGCCCTGATCCCGCTCTTCATCGCCTGGTTCGGCATCGGCGAGGAGATGAAGGTGCTGACCATCGCGCTGATCAGCCTGGTGCCGATCTACGTGCACACGCACAACGGGCTGCGCAGCATCGACGGCAAGTACGCCGAGCTGGCCGAGACGATCGGCATCGGGCACGGCGAGTTCGTCAGGCACATCGTCCTGCCCGGCGCGCTGCCCGGATTCCTGCTCGGCATGCGGTTCGCCGTGACGTCGTCGCTGCTCGGCCTGGTCGTCGTCGAGCAGTACAACGCGATCGCCGGCATCGGTCACATGATCACGCTCGCCGAGCAGTACGGGCAGACCGACGTGATCGTCGTCGGCCTGGTCATCTACGGCGTCTTCGGCTACTGCGCCGACAGCGCGGTCCGTCTCACCGGAAGGAAGGTCCTCGCATGGCGCCGCACGCTGGAGGATTGA
- a CDS encoding flavin reductase family protein, which yields MTTTAVDTTLFRRVFRRHPAGVAVVTADAGRGAAGVTVTSVASLSAEPPLLSFSLTGTSSVWPHIRDAGTAVVHLLGAGHTELARTFATSGIDRFGAPTRWHRLPTGEPVLEDAAAWLRISIEHRHPAGGSHLIIGRIEEAGVAEGHAPLLYHDGSYHALQERTS from the coding sequence ATGACTACTACCGCTGTCGACACCACACTGTTCCGCCGGGTGTTCCGGCGCCACCCCGCGGGGGTCGCCGTCGTGACCGCCGACGCGGGACGTGGTGCCGCCGGCGTCACCGTCACCTCGGTCGCCTCGCTCTCCGCCGAGCCCCCGCTGCTGTCGTTCAGCCTCACCGGCACGTCGTCGGTGTGGCCGCACATCCGCGACGCCGGGACGGCCGTCGTGCATCTGCTCGGGGCCGGGCACACCGAACTGGCCCGCACGTTCGCGACCAGCGGCATCGACCGGTTCGGCGCACCGACGCGCTGGCACCGGCTGCCCACCGGCGAGCCGGTGCTGGAGGACGCCGCGGCCTGGCTGCGGATCTCGATCGAGCACCGGCACCCGGCCGGCGGATCCCACCTGATCATCGGGCGGATCGAGGAGGCCGGCGTCGCCGAGGGTCACGCTCCCCTGCTCTACCACGACGGCAGCTACCACGCACTTCAGGAAAGGACGTCATGA
- a CDS encoding LLM class flavin-dependent oxidoreductase, with translation MILNAFLMSVGHHEASWRLPESDPLAGWDVRHYQELARIAERGKLDSLFLADSPVLQNDPGRRPAGKLEPTVLLTALAAVTTHIGLIATASTSYNEPYNLARRFASLDHISGGRAGWNIVTTAGADAARNFGLDDVPPHRERYERAAEFLDVATKLWDSWADDAVIADKAAGVHAVRSSIREIRHEGRFFRVEGPLNVPRSPQGYPVLVQAGSSEDGKEFAAQYAEAVFTAQQTLAEAQAFYRDLKQRAAALGRDVKILPGIVPVIGSTVAEARELEAELDRLINPEYARLQLAERFGVDPSVLKLDEPLPSHLPGEDEIEGAKSRYTLIVDLARRENLTVRQLIGRLGGGRGHRTFTGTPVQVADAIQEWYSGGAADGFNIMPAVLPSGLTTFVDEVVPILAERGLFRTSYEGTTLRSHYGLTRPANRLEEVAA, from the coding sequence ATGATCCTGAACGCCTTCCTGATGAGCGTCGGTCACCACGAGGCGTCCTGGCGGCTGCCGGAGTCCGACCCGCTGGCGGGCTGGGACGTGCGGCACTACCAGGAGCTGGCCCGGATCGCCGAGCGCGGCAAGCTGGACTCGCTCTTCCTCGCCGACAGCCCGGTCCTGCAGAACGACCCGGGGCGGCGGCCGGCCGGCAAACTGGAGCCGACCGTGCTGCTCACCGCGCTGGCGGCGGTGACCACCCACATCGGGTTGATCGCCACGGCCTCCACCTCGTACAACGAGCCCTACAACCTGGCCCGCCGATTCGCCTCACTGGACCACATCTCCGGCGGCCGGGCCGGCTGGAACATCGTGACGACGGCCGGGGCGGACGCGGCCCGCAACTTCGGGCTCGACGACGTGCCGCCGCACCGGGAACGCTACGAGCGGGCCGCCGAGTTCCTCGATGTCGCGACGAAGCTCTGGGACAGCTGGGCTGACGACGCGGTGATCGCTGACAAGGCCGCAGGGGTGCACGCCGTGCGTTCCTCCATCAGGGAGATCCGGCATGAAGGCCGGTTCTTCCGGGTGGAAGGCCCGCTCAATGTGCCTCGCTCACCGCAGGGCTATCCGGTGCTCGTCCAGGCCGGATCCTCGGAGGACGGCAAGGAGTTCGCCGCGCAGTACGCCGAGGCCGTCTTCACCGCTCAGCAGACCCTCGCCGAGGCGCAGGCGTTCTACCGCGACCTGAAGCAGCGGGCCGCCGCGCTCGGGCGGGACGTGAAGATCCTGCCGGGGATCGTGCCGGTCATCGGTTCCACCGTCGCCGAGGCCCGGGAACTGGAGGCCGAACTCGACCGGCTGATCAACCCCGAGTACGCGCGGCTCCAGCTCGCCGAGCGGTTCGGCGTCGACCCGTCCGTGCTGAAGCTCGACGAGCCGCTGCCGTCTCATCTGCCGGGCGAGGACGAGATCGAGGGCGCGAAGAGCCGCTACACGCTCATCGTGGACCTGGCCCGGCGGGAGAACCTGACCGTCCGGCAGCTGATCGGCCGGCTCGGCGGCGGCCGCGGGCACCGCACCTTCACCGGCACACCCGTGCAGGTCGCCGACGCCATCCAGGAGTGGTACTCCGGCGGCGCCGCCGACGGCTTCAACATCATGCCCGCGGTGCTGCCGTCCGGCCTGACCACCTTCGTCGACGAGGTGGTGCCGATCCTTGCGGAACGAGGCCTGTTCCGCACGTCCTACGAGGGCACGACCCTGCGCTCCCACTACGGCCTCACCCGCCCCGCGAACCGCCTCGAGGAGGTCGCCGCGTGA